Genomic segment of Panicum virgatum strain AP13 chromosome 2K, P.virgatum_v5, whole genome shotgun sequence:
TTAGCACTTTAGCAGGCACATATAACATAATAAAAGTGTCGCCACAAAAGAATTTTTAACCTTTCTTCAACCGAACCATTTGACGGACTGAATCTTTACAGATACAAGGCGCAAGTATAGAAATGTAAAACCTCCAATTCCTGATAGCATCTCTCTCTAACAATGCCTAAGACACAGGCACTATTCTGTGATCTGTTCTAGAAACAGGGCTTCTTGCTTGCTTGTGAGGCCAAGATCACTGAATGATACATCACCCTCGCTGGTTGTAAAGGTGCGCCTCGGGTATGTCCTGACCTGCATGATAAGGAATGGTGAAAATGTAGGATCGGGCGAATTTAGCCACAAGAATGAAAATGCGCCATATAAAAAACTAGCTGGTTACCAATCACTCAGCTATTTTCACATGACCATAGATGATTTACAGAAAAACAAGTAAAGGAAAGGAAATGCCACTAGCCAGCCAAATATATATACGATTGAATACCACCAGGAAAACTACGATTTCAAAATATATCCAGACAGGGAAGCTTTTTGCAAAAACTGGAAATGATTTTCGATATGTGCCCCTGGCATAGCCCACTAACTTGCCACTCTATactatattattatttttctaaGTCCATTCAGTTGCAATGATACGGGATGAGGGCATCAGGCTAGCTACTTTTAACATTTTGTTAAGAAGGTTAGACAGCAGCTAGAGCTAGACATatacaaattaaataaacctGGATTAAGTGCCGCAGAGGCTATGTCCTGTACTGCAGCATGGCAAAAAATGCTATCCCCCTCCCTCCTAGAAGTTCAAAGATGCCCGGATAGCATTAACACTATCTGGTGTTGCCTTGTGTGGCTAGTGTTTAACATGTTCCACGGTGGAAAAAATGGTGAATGTGTTGGTGCTAACTCAAACCACCTCAGAGTCAGAAGCATAAAAATTACAGGGTGAAAAATACAGGGCCATCAAGCACTTTTTTCTCGAACAACAAAGGAGAACTGCATGAGCAGGGTCATCAAACACTCAGTTGGCACAGCTAATCTTTCCCCTTAATCCATGTGATTTAATCTATAGCCTTATGTTTAATGCTACAGAAGCCTGCATGAGAAATTGCTCAAAAGTCGGAGTGTCCTGACTAATCATGAAAGTAACCCTTAGCTCGTGAAAGCAGGAATCTGGAACACTTTTTTTCAATATACatacaaaattttatcaaaataatgGTAGAGGATTACCAATCTGTAGGTCCCTGGCTTGCAAGTCCTCCCGATGTCCAAGAAATCAAATAGAAACTGCAAGCAAACCACAGCAAGCCAAGAAACAAGTATTAATTGCTCgctataaaaaaaagaaagaaaaacaagacCAAACAAGTTGAATTAATGTTTTTGTTCTGGATTCAGGCAGCACAAAATTATTTACCTGAAGCTTATCAGTTTTGAGAAAGCGACGCCCCTGTCGACTACCGTCAGGCATGCGAACTACAACTGTCACAGCACCTTCTATGTCCGGAGGTGGTTCTGATGGTAATGATGCTTGCTTGGATGCGAGATTGGATTCTAGCTCCTACTTTCATAAAACATGAGGTGCAGTGAATCAAATATCCAGCTAAGAAAAACAGATAGGATAAAGAATGAAAATACAGATCAAGTAAGCCTAGGGGAAACTGGTGAAGTGAAGTGGCTAGTTGTCATAAAGTCTTCCGTAGAGAAGACACTGATGCCAACTTGTATTCCATCTCCTGGAAGGCACATCTATAGTCTTACATTGcttacaataattttttttgaaggaaattgctTACAATATTGACTAAACACAGGATATTAATCTAATGAGTGTAGTGTACCTCACCAGCTAAACCTAAACCAATATCGAAACagaagataacaagagcactaAGTTGATCACACTGATGAACTGATTTTGTAGTTATCTAGCATTCAAATATCAAAGATAACTTCAACTTACAGATTACATGTGACAGAAAGATACCTCTTCCTCAATTTGCTTTTTACGCctttcctcctcctgctgcttctgTTTCTCAAGAGCAGCTTCTCTCGCAGCCGTTTCTTCtaagcggcggagctcggcctcctgTAAGGCCTTTaattccttttcttggtcagcTTGTAGAGATGCAAGGTATTCATCATCCTGAAAATCAAAATTTAGTAGCCCTCAACAAATATAATGGAAATTACCAATAAATGGATAAATCATAGACCTCACACCTGCTGCTCTCGTAATAACCGTTGTTCGGTTAATGCTGGTGATGGAGAGTGCGCCAGTGGGGGATAATAAGTTGAGCTTCTGTGAGAAGGCATGGAGAAAGGATATGTTGGTCTTTCAGGAACTCCACCAAACATTGCAGCCTCAAGCATAACAGCTTCATCATGTTCCTCAGAAGAAATGCCACCCCACTTTTATGAAAATAAAGATGTCAGAAATGAAACAGATGCTATCTAATGTCAAACATAGTTCAGACTGGGATCACACATTATAATACCTCAGATGGGAAATCATCTCCATTAGACTGGCTATTGTTAAGTACAGGGCTAGGACCTGGTTGCACCATTGGTGCTAACTCAGTGCTTTCAGAAGGGACACGCCTAGAGCGACGTCTGACCAACGGTTGTTCTTCTACATCTTCAGTATCCTCTTGCAAGCTCTCTTCATCTATGGGTTGCCTAGATGTTCCAGCCTTTCCTGAAGCTAGTCCTTGCCTCCAAAAGGAAATGGCACGTATAAGGAATCAAATGATGCTGTAGTAAGGTAGCTGAGTAAAGAGCTAGATAGTAAAAGTTAATATTCACCTTTCAACTGTTCCATCTGCAGTTCTCATGTCTGCTTCATCAGAAGAATGCTCTCCCAAGTTCACGCTCTCTGGATGTTGATCTCCTCCTTGCTCTACTATCTGACAATTGTTGCAAACTAATGATGTCATAAAGCAAGATTCACAAAAGCATGTTGGAGACAAAATATAAGCACGAGTGCGCGCATACACATACAAGAGCGTGCACGCGCGCACACTTTCATGTTGGAGAAAACATATGAACACACACAGCCACGTGCACACACACAACCAACTTACATTTGCCAGTCCTTCAGCATCCTTCTTTGAAGCTTCAATTGCTGCCCTAATCATTTCCTCTTCTATGTCATCATCATAATCATTAACATGAACCAATGGAGGAGCAGTTGGCACAGAAGATGTGTTGCTAGGAATATTAGCATGCGGAGCAGATGGTGCCGATGGCAACATGTCATCCTCATCATCAATTATGATAGTTCCATGAACTTCAGGGCCATGTGAAGACTCATTTCCAGTAACATCCTCAATAACAGGGGCCTGACCAGATGGACCTGTTTGAGGATCACCCTCCTTAACTTCAATAGGAATCTCTCTCACCTCTCTAGGGTGTGAAACCAGTGGCCCAAGACTGACACTATCAGTGGCACCGATTCTGTCGAAAAATTGTTGCTGAAAATTTGGATCCATCAGTGCAAAAGGATCACGG
This window contains:
- the LOC120684806 gene encoding plant UBX domain-containing protein 8-like; translated protein: MARPPQEAIDTFVSITGADDALAVRKLEEHGGDLNRAINSHFNEGDSTLNAINQNTVIASRDDMDVDGPLDNTFQRSLFPENFRDPFALMDPNFQQQFFDRIGATDSVSLGPLVSHPREVREIPIEVKEGDPQTGPSGQAPVIEDVTGNESSHGPEVHGTIIIDDEDDMLPSAPSAPHANIPSNTSSVPTAPPLVHVNDYDDDIEEEMIRAAIEASKKDAEGLANIVEQGGDQHPESVNLGEHSSDEADMRTADGTVERQGLASGKAGTSRQPIDEESLQEDTEDVEEQPLVRRRSRRVPSESTELAPMVQPGPSPVLNNSQSNGDDFPSEWGGISSEEHDEAVMLEAAMFGGVPERPTYPFSMPSHRSSTYYPPLAHSPSPALTEQRLLREQQDDEYLASLQADQEKELKALQEAELRRLEETAAREAALEKQKQQEEERRKKQIEEEELESNLASKQASLPSEPPPDIEGAVTVVVRMPDGSRQGRRFLKTDKLQFLFDFLDIGRTCKPGTYRLVRTYPRRTFTTSEGDVSFSDLGLTSKQEALFLEQITE